The segment TCCAAACTCGAATTTGTTTATAAGAtattaaaaataacaaatttctaaAAAGTCCCACAGACAACTTTCTAGCTTGAAATTTGTTACTTTTATATCTCAGAAACGAAGTCGAGTTTGGACATGATGTTTTACAAGATTGTGTATCATCGTATGATCTACATGTATGATTCTTTTTGTGAATTTAGATGATATTTTTACCGTAGTTTATACGGGTTTTTATGAAGGCTGTGGTTTACACTAGATACGTTTCTAAATActtctattttaaattataagtacATGGGCATCTATTTTGATATAAGGGTGAAAGTTTTGCGTGTTAACCGAGGACGCACATGTTTTACAATCCTAAACTAAAAGAGGAGGAAGCACTAGGAACGAAGGGGTTTATAGTACtcttattttaaattataagttattttaattttttgaaaaattagaATTTGATCTCTGTTATTGGTTTTCTTAAAAGCCGAGGTAATCTCCTTTAAAAAAATAGAATTTGAAACAAGAAAAATGTTAGTTCGAGCATGATGTATTTTTTTTGACATTTACTTAAACCTAATAACTAATACTCTTTGACTCTTTTTTACTGCGGTCCACTACAAAGTCTCTGATTTATCTCCCATCCTCCCCCGACGCTCGGCTCGAACAGTCGAACTCCCTCCGGCTGCCCCTAGATCGACCGCCTCCACCCCAATTTCTGGCCACCGGCCACCGTATCTCCAGCACCCCATCAGCATCCCTCAACCATCTCAGGCTGTTCCAGTGGCGGATCCGTAGCTGCCTCCTCCATCCCAGCCTCGGAGAACTCCAGGTCGCTGTCCTCCGCTGCGGCAGCCGGCGTCGGGGTCGGCCCTACCACCTCCCTTCTCCGACCGCCTATTTGGCCACATCGAGCAAGTGGCAAGTCCTCATTGCTTCTTTCTCTGTATTCTCATGTTTAAGGCTGTAATCAGCGGCGGATCTACCTTTTGGGTCAATACTAGGTTTTCAATTGTTCTATCTAAGCTTGGTAATGGAGGATATCTAAGGAAATAATGCAGAAATATTTTCAATGTTAGAGTACCAGTACTGAGACCTAGTTTCTGAATCATTGTCCTGAAGAAATTGGACGGCTTGTCCTGAATAATAATATATTTGAAATTTGTCTTCACAATTGTTTTTATTGATGCTCTTGTATCTTGAGGATATGCCCCTGCtataaaaatacaaaatgccaCCTGGCCTTTGCATCTAAAAGCGGAATACCTTGCAACATTGTTATCTCATGAACATGAGGTCGCCAAAAATGTGATTGTATTTTCCTTGCAATTCATTGTACTGCTGTTTCTAGTTGATTCTGGTTGTCGTCAGAGGAGAAGATCGTTGGTATACTTTAGCAGTTTAGCTTGGCACCATGAGTTCTAAACAAGCCTACGTGTAGTTGACTAGTTGCAGTACCTTATTTGTTACCAAACATTGTTTTGTGCCAACTGGACTACTGGTGCTCCCATTAGAGACTGCAATGATCAAGCGTAAGTAGCACTGTGTAGAGCAAGTTGACTTTGTTTCTGGTGTAATAGTTTGCTGGCcatcttcaaattttgcttgtaCTGCTAACTTATTTACTGTTACTTGCAACCATTTGCTATGTTAAACTCTGAATCCTATGACTTCTCTTGCAGAACTTGATGGCAGCTGCAGAGTCTGTCTTGGTCAGACCTCCCTCCAGAGCTCCTGGGCCTTGTCCTTAGGCGCCTCCCCTCCCTAGCTGATCGTGTTAGACTGAGAGCATTCTGTCACCCATGGCGCTCCAATGCTAGACTGCAGTCCCTACCCCCTCCACTCCCGTGGCTCACACTCCTTGATGGGACCTTTCTGAGCATCCCAGATGGTGAGATCATCCGAATGGCTATACCAGATGATGCACACTGCTATGGTTCCATTGACAACTGGCTCTTCCTAATGCAAAGAGATGGAGGGTGCTCATTGATGAATCCTTTCTCTAAAGCAACACTGGACCTTCCTAAGCTGGCCACTGTTTGGCGTGGAGACTGGTTCAATGCTCTCTCCCAATTTAATCCTCTATTTTATAAGGTGGTAGTTCCCTCACCCCTGGACACCTCACCAGAATTTGTTGCTGTGCTGATCTTGGACGATGGTAATTACAGTAGAGTTTGTATTTGCCAGCCACCAGTTTCTACCGACATGTCCAGAGGCGGGAGCATGGAACCTTCTACAGACCTGGGCGATGTTGCATTCTGCAATGGGAAGCTGTATGGTGTTGCTTTTTGTGACAGGCTTCTTATGTTTGAGATTGGTTGACCTTGGCAATAAGCCGAAGATCTCATCCACTGAATGCATAATCAACTCAATGGATGCTTCTTCACGGGACTTGCCCCACTCCTTATTCAGAAGAAAGACGTATTCGATAAGGTAATATGTAGTTGAATGTTGCGATAGGCTGTTGAGGGTTAAGCGATATGTTCACAACGATTGTCCCAATTCCACAAGTCTTCCCTTTGAACATGATTGCACTGTTGGATTTACTGTCTTTGAGGCAGATTTGAGCACCAATCCTGGTCAGTGGAGACAGGTCAATAAGTTGGGTGGCCAAGCGCTGATCGTTCGCCGGCATTGCTCCAAGTCTTTTGCTGTTGAAGAGTACAATGGGATTCAAGAGGATTGCATATATTTCATGTGTGACTATCCTTGGCCAGATGACCCTGCAGATCCTCTTCGTGACTCTGGCGTGTACAACATCAGAAATGGGATGATCACTCTGTTGTTGTCACAGAACACACCAGTGCCGCAGCGTAACGGTGGCCAGTGGCGTCCAACCTGGATATTTCCTGCTGATCCTATATAATCAAACCATCTTAGCTTTGTTAGTGTATTGGGATTATGTAACACGCTATGTATTATGTACTTTGAAATATTATCTGATGTCTAGTTAGAACATTAGTGATTTGTTGTTGAACCATAGTGCTAACTATTATCTACTCTTCAGTACTCATGTATTATGTGCATGAGCTATGCTTGGTGCTagcatttgttttttttattttaacatGTTCCCCTATGCCAATACTGCAATAAGGAGGGGCATTTCATTTTACAAAGACAAACTTTAGTTTAGTACTTTTGGTTAACCAGAATTTCTTGGAGCTCTGCTTTTCCTCTTGTTATCCGGTCCCTAGGTTTGCTCTCAGAAACTCATGCAGTAGGACGGACGTGTATTCTCAATCTTGCAAGTTTTGCTGCTGCTGTTTTAAGTTTTGGTATCTGAGTAGCTTGAGCTTCTGCTGTGCTTTCATGTGCCCTGTGATTTCTGGTCCGTTTTATTAAGATGAGACTTAACAATTCGTAGAAAATGCATAACTGCTTTCAGAAAAAATACATATCAGATGTTTGAAAGCCAGTTATTCAGTAGACAAGTGAACTCATCAGCAAACTAACATTTTTGTGATTTCCGTGGTGCTTCAGAAAAGGGGATTCACAAAGAGACGAACCAGTCATTCAGTAGACAAATGGACTCACCAGCAGACTTAACATTTTTGCGATTTCAGTGGTACTTCAGAGGAGGGGATTTACAAAGAGACGAACCAGTCATTGAGTAGTCATGCACTCATCAGCAGActtaacttttttttaatttcagtggtaTTTCAGAAAAGGGAATTTACAAAGAGACGAACTAAGGCCGAGGAAGCATCAGTTGTTAGAATGGCTTCACTATACATGTCATTCATTTCATCAGTTAAGGTTTCTATCACAACAAAGCAATAGAAACTGCAGCACACATGCACCCATCTCAGGCTACCCTTGGCTGAGTAAATCCTGACTTCCATGCTCTTTTCAGATGCTCTTCCTCTTAGCAATTCTCCCTACTCAGCAGCAGCATACAGTCTTTGCCGAATTTCTGATTGGCTCAAAGTGGCATCAATGCTGAAAATTAACAGTACAGTGAATTAGACTTTTTCATATTTAAAATGCCAACAGAGTAGCTGAGGATCAGGAAGATAATACTTGAACATGAAACATGACTCTTAAAAAACGCTTACCAGCACAGGGCATCTCCGCTTCTAGCAGTTTTCTCAGAGATCCAATCTGGAACGAGCTCTTTCAACAGTGTCAGGTGCTCCTCAACTTCACCTATAGAAATAGTCATTCAATGTCAGAATAGTTGCAAAAGATTGAGGCAAAAAATGTCTAAACACAGAAAAAACAGCCAGAAATAAAAGTTCAAACATACTTCTGTCTGCTATCTTAGGACTGCTTGCAAT is part of the Sorghum bicolor cultivar BTx623 chromosome 10, Sorghum_bicolor_NCBIv3, whole genome shotgun sequence genome and harbors:
- the LOC8068784 gene encoding putative F-box protein At2g04810 gives rise to the protein WQLQSLSWSDLPPELLGLVLRRLPSLADRVRLRAFCHPWRSNARLQSLPPPLPWLTLLDGTFLSIPDGEIIRMAIPDDAHCYGSIDNWLFLMQRDGGCSLMNPFSKATLDLPKLATVWRGDWFNALSQFNPLFYKVVVPSPLDTSPEFVAVLILDDGNYSRVCICQPPVSTDMSRGGSMEPSTDLGDVAFCNGKLYGVAFCDRLLMFEIG